From the Sulfuricurvum sp. genome, one window contains:
- a CDS encoding ArsS family sensor histidine kinase, whose product MSINKHSILTLISLFFVLIFLLINGLFWIALEHFAREYEIQQHHRFHFEPQERMLLDHKPFPIFAPPPPPPLSVSLKSSALFPIWIVFITIDLLILAFYGFLLKKLSPLHRLKEAIIHFQEGDTKLNVPIKSKDEISQITSEFNQVLEKIAALKEARSLFLRNILHELKTPIMKGSLTADCLNESIERERLIQIFSRMNYHLDEFSKMEQFSSGEWKLNLQEYRFVDILDHACDILLCDKKSITIKGEDSILIINADFELFAIALKNLIDNAFKYSDETPTLIILSHSIEICSVGEPLSDANHLFSKPFNRTYESSVNGLGLGLYITNSILNKHGFKLKYQYNSGLNCFKIILNS is encoded by the coding sequence TTGTCAATCAATAAACACTCTATTTTAACCCTTATTTCCCTCTTTTTTGTCCTGATTTTTCTCCTGATTAATGGACTTTTTTGGATTGCACTGGAACATTTTGCGAGAGAGTACGAAATCCAACAACACCACCGGTTTCATTTTGAGCCACAAGAGAGGATGCTACTCGATCATAAACCTTTTCCCATATTTGCTCCACCACCGCCACCACCACTCTCAGTTAGCTTAAAATCATCCGCATTATTCCCTATTTGGATTGTTTTTATCACTATTGATTTACTAATATTAGCCTTTTATGGTTTTCTTTTAAAAAAACTTTCCCCACTACATCGTCTGAAAGAGGCAATCATACATTTTCAAGAGGGGGATACCAAGCTCAATGTTCCTATAAAAAGTAAGGATGAGATATCCCAAATCACCTCAGAATTTAATCAAGTTTTGGAAAAAATAGCAGCTCTGAAAGAAGCTCGAAGCCTCTTTCTCCGCAATATATTGCATGAGCTTAAAACACCGATTATGAAAGGCTCTCTCACTGCTGATTGCCTTAATGAATCGATAGAGCGAGAGAGGCTGATACAAATTTTTTCACGTATGAATTATCACTTGGATGAGTTTTCAAAAATGGAACAATTTAGTAGCGGGGAATGGAAATTAAATCTTCAAGAATACCGATTTGTCGATATTCTCGACCATGCGTGCGATATTTTACTGTGTGATAAAAAGAGCATAACAATCAAAGGTGAAGATTCTATTTTAATAATCAATGCTGATTTTGAACTTTTTGCAATTGCATTAAAAAATCTCATCGATAATGCGTTTAAATATTCTGATGAGACACCAACACTTATTATTTTGTCCCATTCTATCGAAATATGCAGTGTCGGTGAACCTCTAAGTGATGCCAATCATCTTTTTTCAAAACCGTTTAACCGTACATATGAGAGTTCTGTAAACGGATTGGGATTGGGACTTTATATTACCAATTCTATCCTCAACAAGCATGGATTTAAACTCAAATATCAGTATAATTCAGGATTGAACTGTTTTAAAATTATTTTGAATAGTTAA
- a CDS encoding response regulator transcription factor produces the protein MINVLMIEDDIELAQLLKTRLYRDNIDVTIAPTPLDGLSLFQTDSFDLLVLDLSLPQMDGIEICRLIRQESPIPIIISSARSDIRDKMMGFSRGADDYLPKPYDPQELVFRIDAILRRLQPAMQKSAVAFEVSDEHHEITRHGIPLRLTQAEYDIVSYMIKKERFAISREELLMNIGSIKYESSLKSIDVIMGRIRQKIGDDTKNPRYIVSVRGVGYKFVNQ, from the coding sequence ATGATAAATGTACTGATGATTGAAGATGATATTGAACTCGCACAATTATTAAAAACACGTCTCTATCGAGATAATATCGACGTTACGATTGCACCGACACCGCTGGATGGATTAAGTCTTTTTCAAACGGATTCATTTGATCTGCTAGTACTCGATCTCTCACTCCCCCAAATGGATGGTATCGAGATATGCCGTCTGATACGCCAAGAGAGCCCTATTCCCATCATCATCTCTTCAGCCCGTTCGGATATACGGGATAAAATGATGGGGTTTTCACGCGGAGCAGACGATTATCTACCAAAACCTTACGATCCTCAAGAGCTTGTTTTTAGAATTGATGCGATTTTAAGAAGGCTCCAACCCGCAATGCAAAAATCAGCCGTTGCCTTTGAGGTGAGTGATGAACACCATGAGATAACACGCCATGGTATACCCTTACGTCTTACCCAAGCCGAATACGACATAGTTTCCTACATGATTAAAAAAGAGCGATTTGCCATCTCACGTGAAGAGCTTTTAATGAATATCGGTTCTATCAAATACGAAAGCAGTCTCAAAAGTATCGATGTTATTATGGGACGAATCCGCCAAAAGATTGGCGATGATACTAAAAATCCTCGTTATATTGTCTCAGTACGCGGGGTAGGATATAAATTTGTCAATCAATAA
- a CDS encoding DUF6500 family protein, whose protein sequence is MRESFKSKIIEVCNKKIETKGSNVGLSFYAFFANKNDDPELLMEVAQWWILTNKLDHFEKAVKIKKMLE, encoded by the coding sequence ATGAGAGAATCATTTAAAAGTAAAATTATTGAAGTTTGCAATAAAAAAATTGAGACAAAAGGTTCAAATGTAGGATTGTCCTTTTATGCTTTTTTTGCCAATAAAAATGATGATCCAGAGTTATTAATGGAAGTTGCACAGTGGTGGATTTTAACTAATAAATTAGACCATTTTGAAAAAGCTGTAAAAATTAAAAAGATGCTTGAATAG
- a CDS encoding N-acetyltransferase, protein MIFRHATHNDTTARGDSSREGWTTEADLLSGKRIDEAELIQLLNDLDSLILIAHSEDRVFATIHAHYENESVHFGLFAVEPSLQDGGIGKELLAYAESEAIRKWGVNTAIMEVITHRSELIEYYERRGYVRTGEMSPFPESDLWDKQVAFLELIRLEKSL, encoded by the coding sequence ATGATTTTTAGACACGCAACCCACAACGACACCACCGCTCGCGGTGATAGTTCCCGCGAAGGATGGACAACCGAGGCTGATTTACTAAGTGGAAAACGTATCGATGAGGCGGAATTGATCCAACTGCTGAATGACCTCGATTCTCTAATTCTGATCGCTCACTCTGAGGATAGGGTCTTCGCCACCATCCATGCGCATTATGAAAATGAGAGCGTCCATTTCGGACTGTTTGCCGTTGAACCTTCACTACAAGATGGGGGGATCGGTAAAGAGCTGTTAGCGTACGCCGAATCTGAAGCGATCCGCAAATGGGGCGTTAATACCGCCATCATGGAGGTGATCACCCACCGTAGTGAGTTGATTGAGTATTATGAGCGGAGAGGGTATGTGAGAACGGGTGAGATGAGTCCTTTTCCTGAGTCTGATTTATGGGATAAACAAGTCGCTTTTTTAGAACTAATACGATTAGAGAAATCTTTATAA
- the lolA gene encoding LolA-like outer membrane lipoprotein chaperone has protein sequence MRLLLVAFLSTISLFAAPKDITSFHATFSQTIIDDTKKKILYHGEIWAATPQNALWVYSKPIQKSVYINGSRLTLLEPKLEQATLKNLGDEIDFLQIIKKAKPLNASRYSATVNGQTYFIDFNGDLLSAISYSDNYENQVSIKFINPIQNQPIESSRFKAIIPADYDVIR, from the coding sequence ATGCGACTTCTACTCGTAGCTTTTTTATCTACCATCTCTCTTTTTGCAGCACCCAAAGATATTACCTCTTTTCACGCCACATTTTCTCAAACAATCATTGATGATACTAAAAAGAAAATACTCTATCACGGCGAAATATGGGCAGCAACTCCCCAAAATGCCCTCTGGGTTTACAGTAAACCGATTCAAAAAAGTGTTTATATTAACGGCTCTCGTCTAACATTACTAGAACCGAAACTTGAGCAAGCTACCCTCAAAAATCTTGGAGATGAGATCGATTTTTTACAAATCATCAAAAAAGCCAAACCATTAAATGCCTCACGCTATAGCGCTACAGTTAACGGACAAACTTATTTTATTGATTTTAACGGAGATCTTCTCAGTGCCATTAGCTATAGCGATAATTATGAAAATCAAGTGAGCATCAAATTTATTAATCCAATCCAAAATCAACCTATCGAGTCATCCCGTTTTAAAGCAATTATTCCTGCCGATTATGACGTTATTCGTTAA
- the secA gene encoding preprotein translocase subunit SecA produces the protein MLQSLVGKIFGTQNDREIKKYLKRVALINAREAHFSSLSDEALQEAFESLKASVRSGAKSLNDVLVDSFAITREASKRVLGMRHFDVQLIGGMVLHEGRISEMKTGEGKTLVATLAVTLNAMSDKGVHVVTVNDYLASRDGEQMSALYAFLGYSTGVILEGEYNPANKRIQYGCDITYGTNNEFGFDYLRDNMSYSKENMVQRGHSFVIVDEVDSILIDEARTPLIISGPTNRTLENYTRADAVAKALIRDEHFTVDEKDRLILITEEGIIRAEELFGVGNIYSVENSSLSHHLDQALKANYIFEVDVDYVLRDNQVVIVDEFTGRLSEGRRYSEGLHQALEAKEGVIIKEETQTLADITFQNYFRLYDKIAGMTGTAQTEATEFAQIYNLDVVSIPTNVMVIRQDLNDLIYKTEAEKFAAVIAKVKELTAKGQPILIGTASIEKSEKLHQLIKAERIPHTVLNAKNHTQESEIIKGAGAKGAVTIATNMAGRGVDIKVSDEIKDLGGLYIIGTERHENRRIDNQLRGRSGRQGDPGISQFYLSLEDNLLRIFGSDKIKAIMERLGVEDGEYIESAMVTRAVEKAQKKVENMHFEGRKHIVEYDDVANEQRKIVYKFRGELLDPEYDISSKIDAIRHEYAAHIISECGIYEGMNHEEMDVGLLQKRIIEEVNIEIDFEFSNEFSYELLLNRVNGALKENYDEKMSPLDAQTRSAIEREIYLKTLDTAWREHLYQMDSMKTGIRLRAYNQKDPLVEYKKESYNLFTELVGAIKFDTTKMLHIIQFRMEDPAEEAEALAHQMELQKRQEELQMSLSGAPSELETTKVSRNDDCPCGSGLKYKNCCGKSGPKKGVFAS, from the coding sequence ATGCTCCAATCGCTCGTCGGAAAAATATTCGGAACTCAAAACGATCGTGAAATTAAAAAATATCTTAAACGTGTAGCACTTATCAATGCTCGTGAAGCCCATTTCTCCTCACTGAGTGACGAGGCTCTTCAAGAGGCATTTGAATCACTTAAAGCATCTGTCCGTTCTGGGGCAAAATCTCTTAACGATGTATTGGTCGATTCGTTTGCCATTACCCGTGAAGCGAGCAAACGTGTTTTAGGGATGCGCCATTTTGATGTACAACTTATCGGTGGTATGGTACTGCATGAGGGGCGAATCTCTGAGATGAAAACAGGGGAGGGGAAAACTCTCGTCGCAACGTTAGCGGTTACCCTCAATGCAATGAGTGACAAAGGAGTTCATGTCGTTACGGTTAATGATTATCTCGCATCACGTGATGGTGAGCAAATGTCGGCGCTTTATGCCTTTTTAGGATATTCAACCGGTGTTATTTTGGAGGGGGAATACAATCCAGCCAATAAACGGATTCAGTACGGATGCGATATTACCTACGGGACCAATAACGAATTTGGATTTGACTACCTCCGCGACAATATGAGTTACTCTAAAGAGAATATGGTACAACGAGGTCATTCGTTTGTTATCGTCGATGAAGTGGACTCGATTTTAATCGATGAAGCACGTACCCCTCTTATCATTTCAGGACCAACCAACCGTACATTAGAGAACTACACGCGCGCTGATGCTGTTGCCAAAGCGTTGATTAGAGATGAACATTTTACCGTGGATGAAAAAGATCGTCTCATTTTGATTACCGAGGAGGGGATTATCCGAGCTGAAGAGCTTTTTGGTGTAGGGAATATCTACAGTGTTGAAAACTCTTCGCTCTCACACCATCTCGATCAAGCGCTCAAAGCAAACTATATCTTTGAAGTGGATGTCGATTATGTACTCCGTGATAATCAAGTGGTCATCGTCGATGAGTTTACCGGACGTCTCTCCGAGGGGCGTCGCTATTCAGAAGGGTTGCACCAAGCGTTGGAAGCCAAAGAGGGTGTTATCATTAAAGAAGAGACCCAAACTCTTGCCGATATTACCTTCCAAAACTATTTTCGACTCTACGACAAAATCGCAGGTATGACAGGGACGGCACAAACCGAAGCGACTGAATTTGCCCAAATTTATAACCTCGATGTTGTCTCTATCCCGACAAATGTTATGGTTATCCGTCAAGATTTGAACGATTTGATTTATAAGACTGAAGCAGAAAAGTTTGCTGCTGTTATCGCCAAAGTAAAAGAACTTACCGCTAAAGGGCAACCGATTCTCATCGGAACCGCTTCTATCGAAAAATCGGAAAAATTGCATCAACTTATCAAGGCGGAAAGAATTCCCCATACCGTTTTGAATGCAAAAAATCATACCCAAGAGTCCGAAATCATTAAAGGTGCAGGAGCCAAAGGTGCAGTTACTATCGCAACCAACATGGCAGGACGTGGGGTAGATATCAAAGTAAGTGATGAGATTAAAGATCTCGGTGGACTCTATATCATCGGAACGGAACGGCATGAAAACCGTCGTATCGATAATCAGCTTCGCGGGCGTTCAGGACGTCAAGGTGATCCGGGGATTAGTCAGTTTTATCTCTCTTTAGAAGATAACCTCTTGCGTATTTTTGGTTCGGATAAGATTAAAGCGATTATGGAGCGTTTGGGTGTTGAGGATGGTGAATACATCGAATCGGCAATGGTCACCCGCGCTGTTGAAAAAGCGCAGAAAAAAGTGGAAAATATGCATTTCGAAGGGCGAAAGCATATCGTGGAATACGATGATGTTGCGAACGAACAACGTAAAATCGTTTATAAATTTCGTGGTGAGTTGCTCGACCCTGAATACGATATATCCTCTAAAATTGATGCAATTCGTCACGAGTATGCAGCCCATATTATCAGTGAATGTGGTATTTATGAGGGGATGAATCATGAAGAGATGGATGTTGGACTCCTTCAAAAACGTATTATAGAAGAGGTTAATATCGAGATTGATTTTGAATTTTCAAATGAGTTCTCTTACGAGCTTCTACTCAACCGTGTTAACGGTGCATTAAAAGAGAACTATGATGAGAAGATGTCTCCTCTTGATGCCCAAACACGTTCAGCAATTGAGCGTGAAATCTATCTCAAAACTCTTGATACCGCGTGGCGTGAACATTTATATCAAATGGATAGCATGAAAACCGGAATCCGTCTTCGTGCCTATAACCAAAAAGATCCTTTGGTTGAGTACAAAAAAGAGAGTTATAACCTCTTTACCGAGCTTGTAGGTGCAATCAAGTTTGATACTACCAAAATGCTCCATATTATCCAATTTAGAATGGAAGATCCTGCCGAAGAGGCAGAAGCATTAGCACATCAAATGGAACTTCAAAAACGCCAAGAAGAGCTTCAAATGTCTCTTAGCGGTGCCCCTTCTGAGTTAGAGACTACAAAAGTTTCCCGTAATGACGATTGCCCTTGCGGGAGCGGTTTAAAATATAAAAACTGCTGTGGTAAATCGGGACCTAAAAAAGGGGTTTTTGCTTCTTGA
- a CDS encoding methyl-accepting chemotaxis protein, whose amino-acid sequence MTIFKQLLVLVSVALIGLLAIMIMAIVKLDTVYEETNYGNVNSIPSLLTLNEAVDQIATMRVVAYKYHVEDRADQKQNNEERLLKAEADLEADFKKYEALLSNDKDKAMLQADRDTAKAYATLLKEIMDLSKNGHEAEARALLLEKHKETVSKLNDAIEAHLTYNADLAKTEAEHAKEHKNSADTIMIILGLLIIVITIGMSTSIVKSIMSGVNTIHDGIKQFVQDKELKFRIHYNQNNEIKEIVNSFNSLVETLEVTIGDAKLSSNENASVSHELSSTSLHIGKNAEESAKIVSQTIDDMNTIKSFVEETAQMSEITKKEIINAGDKLERSKNEILHLRQEVQSASEAESALAVKLEEMSKDAEQVKQILTVISDIADQTNLLALNAAIEAARAGEHGRGFAVVADEVRKLAERTQKSLFDINATINIIVQAIMDSADQMGKNAENILRLVGVSSNVETMIIDTSTIMSSSVNAVSMSAVNSIKTADDTGRIVKLVNNINDLTTQNARSVEEIASAAEHLYQLTEGLSSKLNQFH is encoded by the coding sequence ATGACGATTTTTAAACAGTTACTCGTGTTGGTGTCGGTTGCATTAATAGGACTTTTAGCTATTATGATAATGGCGATAGTGAAACTCGATACGGTCTATGAAGAGACCAATTATGGGAACGTCAACTCAATCCCCTCACTTTTAACCTTAAACGAAGCAGTTGATCAAATCGCAACGATGCGGGTAGTGGCATACAAATATCACGTAGAAGATAGAGCTGATCAAAAACAAAATAATGAAGAGCGGCTCTTAAAAGCAGAAGCTGATTTGGAAGCTGATTTTAAAAAATATGAAGCGCTTTTATCAAATGATAAAGATAAAGCGATGTTGCAAGCAGATCGTGATACGGCAAAAGCGTATGCTACTTTATTAAAAGAGATTATGGATTTGAGTAAAAATGGTCATGAAGCAGAAGCCAGAGCACTGTTACTCGAAAAACATAAAGAGACTGTCTCTAAACTCAATGATGCTATCGAAGCTCATTTAACCTATAACGCTGATTTGGCTAAAACGGAAGCTGAGCATGCAAAAGAGCATAAAAATTCTGCTGACACCATAATGATTATTCTTGGTCTACTCATTATAGTCATAACGATTGGTATGAGTACCTCGATTGTAAAAAGTATTATGAGTGGTGTAAATACAATTCATGATGGAATAAAACAGTTCGTCCAAGATAAAGAGTTAAAGTTCCGAATACACTATAATCAAAATAATGAGATAAAAGAGATTGTCAACAGTTTTAATTCTTTGGTTGAAACATTGGAAGTGACGATTGGAGATGCTAAACTCTCATCCAATGAAAATGCCTCAGTCTCTCATGAATTGAGCAGCACCAGTTTACATATTGGCAAAAATGCCGAAGAGAGTGCGAAGATAGTGAGCCAAACGATTGATGATATGAACACCATTAAATCATTTGTCGAAGAGACGGCACAAATGTCCGAAATAACCAAAAAAGAGATTATTAATGCCGGAGATAAATTAGAGCGTTCGAAAAATGAGATTCTTCATCTCCGTCAAGAGGTACAATCTGCAAGTGAAGCCGAATCAGCTTTAGCGGTTAAACTCGAAGAGATGAGTAAAGATGCCGAACAGGTAAAACAAATTCTGACTGTAATCTCCGATATTGCCGATCAAACTAATCTCTTAGCTCTCAATGCAGCTATCGAAGCCGCCCGTGCGGGTGAGCATGGACGTGGATTTGCCGTCGTTGCCGATGAAGTACGAAAACTGGCGGAACGTACTCAAAAATCTTTGTTTGATATCAATGCAACCATCAATATCATCGTCCAAGCTATCATGGATTCAGCTGATCAAATGGGGAAAAATGCTGAAAATATTTTACGACTTGTCGGAGTCTCCAGTAACGTAGAAACGATGATAATAGATACGAGCACTATTATGAGTTCAAGTGTCAACGCTGTATCTATGAGCGCGGTAAATTCGATAAAAACAGCTGATGATACCGGACGCATTGTTAAACTTGTGAACAATATCAATGATTTAACGACCCAAAATGCCCGTAGTGTGGAAGAGATTGCTTCCGCAGCAGAACATTTGTATCAATTAACTGAAGGTTTGAGCAGTAAACTAAATCAATTTCATTAA
- a CDS encoding EF-hand domain-containing protein: MTVSSNYSSAYSSYSSSGVSSSQKASKPSFEDLAQQLLSSLDTDKNGSVDATEFSAAAQALTSNSTSSTNSSTSNSTSATDTFNTLDSNSDGSLSTDEFLSALKNMKPPQGQDGAMPPPPPGGMPPPPPPSDSSSTSSDSSSSSSLSEIFSSLDTNQDGTISMDELSALFSDSKNTDSTSNSSTTASTDTTSNQINNDWLQKILSYYGSNNTSASTTSLLSVSA, from the coding sequence ATGACAGTTAGTTCTAACTACAGTAGTGCATATTCGTCTTACAGTTCTTCCGGGGTATCTTCGTCACAAAAAGCCTCTAAACCGAGTTTTGAAGATTTGGCTCAACAGCTGTTGAGTTCTTTAGATACGGATAAAAACGGTAGTGTTGATGCAACAGAATTCAGTGCCGCTGCGCAAGCACTGACCTCCAATTCAACCTCCTCTACCAATTCATCTACTTCTAATAGTACATCAGCAACCGATACCTTCAATACGTTGGATTCTAACAGTGATGGAAGTTTAAGTACGGATGAGTTTTTGAGTGCACTTAAAAATATGAAACCGCCGCAAGGTCAAGATGGTGCAATGCCACCGCCGCCACCAGGAGGAATGCCTCCACCTCCACCACCGAGTGACTCATCCTCAACATCCTCTGATAGTTCGAGCAGTTCATCTTTGAGTGAGATTTTCTCCTCTTTGGACACGAATCAAGACGGTACTATCAGTATGGATGAGTTATCTGCACTCTTTAGTGATTCTAAAAACACAGATTCAACATCGAACAGTTCAACAACTGCTTCAACCGATACAACAAGCAATCAAATCAATAATGATTGGCTACAAAAAATTCTTTCCTATTACGGTAGTAACAATACCTCTGCATCAACGACATCTTTACTCAGTGTTAGTGCGTAA
- a CDS encoding DMT family transporter, protein MKKDSPTLYFIGMIVAMLLWGVAWTAGKVAAHHSSAEIAAFWRYAISLMSIIPLIWFMKSPLRSDKRGVIYMITAGLLTSVFNYFFFVGLLHGQAGYGGTLVTSLSPIITYALSIALLGLNVSTKEIIALAVGMVGALVLLQVPTQGWAFWKLDNIYFVAAALVWALVTIVSQKASKHTTPMLYTTVVFAVAMSSNLIFALPYEPFAFSKYDMTFWWTIIFIGIFPGTLSTALFFASAGKVGAHRTGAFMFIVPIGAIASSMIVYGESIEISTLIGCALAFAAVVIFNMKK, encoded by the coding sequence ATGAAAAAAGATTCGCCTACTCTCTATTTTATCGGCATGATCGTAGCCATGCTCCTATGGGGGGTGGCGTGGACGGCTGGTAAGGTAGCAGCGCATCACTCCAGTGCCGAGATAGCTGCTTTTTGGCGTTATGCAATCTCTCTAATGTCGATTATTCCGCTGATCTGGTTTATGAAATCACCTTTGCGTTCAGATAAACGTGGTGTGATCTATATGATTACTGCGGGTTTACTCACGTCGGTATTTAACTATTTTTTCTTTGTCGGATTGTTGCACGGTCAGGCGGGATACGGCGGAACGCTCGTTACGTCACTCTCTCCCATCATCACCTATGCGCTCTCCATCGCATTGCTGGGTCTGAATGTATCGACTAAAGAGATCATCGCGCTAGCCGTTGGGATGGTTGGGGCTTTAGTCCTCCTCCAAGTTCCGACGCAGGGGTGGGCGTTTTGGAAACTCGATAATATCTATTTCGTTGCGGCGGCCTTGGTGTGGGCGTTGGTGACGATCGTATCTCAAAAAGCCTCTAAACACACCACCCCGATGCTCTATACGACGGTTGTATTTGCCGTTGCGATGAGTTCCAATCTCATTTTCGCCTTGCCGTATGAACCGTTTGCATTTTCCAAATACGACATGACGTTTTGGTGGACGATCATCTTTATCGGGATTTTCCCCGGCACTCTCAGTACAGCTCTCTTTTTTGCTTCTGCGGGCAAGGTTGGGGCGCATCGGACAGGGGCATTTATGTTTATCGTCCCTATTGGAGCGATAGCTTCAAGTATGATTGTTTACGGTGAGAGTATAGAAATCTCGACGCTTATCGGGTGTGCATTGGCGTTTGCGGCGGTTGTAATATTTAATATGAAGAAATAA
- a CDS encoding phosphate-starvation-inducible PsiE family protein codes for MADTTESPSKLIPVWEHKIEAFMQIGIQALRLFFIAIMIVYLFSCLIGLSAKLIELTLQHGTLDFANMKNILTDALFTLIVLAIVRTLFIRNGYLYALTLLEIGFVVIIRKLILLEVDPNETWLLLILGGISALFFGLIIFAHSSKFRSSKVI; via the coding sequence ATGGCTGATACGACTGAATCCCCATCAAAATTAATTCCCGTTTGGGAACATAAAATCGAAGCGTTTATGCAAATAGGTATTCAGGCTCTCCGTCTATTTTTTATCGCTATTATGATCGTCTATCTTTTCTCTTGTCTTATCGGTCTTTCTGCCAAGCTCATCGAATTAACGCTACAACACGGTACTCTCGATTTTGCGAATATGAAAAATATTTTAACCGATGCGTTGTTTACACTGATCGTACTCGCAATCGTCCGTACACTCTTTATCCGTAACGGCTATTTGTATGCTCTGACCCTGCTCGAAATCGGGTTTGTTGTTATCATCCGTAAACTCATTTTGCTCGAAGTCGATCCGAATGAGACGTGGCTTCTACTCATTTTAGGGGGTATCTCCGCACTCTTCTTCGGACTTATCATCTTTGCCCACTCTTCTAAATTTCGCAGTAGCAAGGTGATATAA
- a CDS encoding TetR/AcrR family transcriptional regulator has translation MKENTRQRLIDATYEEVYSHGYQGAALADILANAGVHKGSMYHFFPNKKEMALSAIKEKIAQRFATRYQAIKESDGCYLEQLFAMLRDGNIRDFKRGCPLANLVQEMSNIDEDFDRTLKVIYAQFRKVFKSIYDAAVKEGEMRECDTRQLALFSVALLEGAILSAKASGDSQDYFDSVEMLITYIESYKRANQ, from the coding sequence ATGAAAGAAAATACACGACAGAGATTAATCGATGCTACCTATGAAGAGGTTTATTCGCACGGCTATCAAGGTGCGGCACTCGCTGATATACTCGCCAATGCGGGAGTACATAAGGGATCAATGTACCATTTTTTTCCGAACAAAAAAGAGATGGCACTCTCCGCGATAAAAGAGAAGATTGCACAGCGGTTCGCAACCCGTTATCAAGCGATAAAAGAATCAGACGGGTGTTATCTAGAACAGTTGTTTGCGATGCTACGTGATGGGAATATCCGAGATTTTAAACGGGGGTGTCCGCTCGCCAATCTCGTCCAAGAGATGTCCAATATCGATGAGGATTTTGATCGTACCCTCAAAGTGATCTATGCCCAGTTTCGCAAAGTGTTTAAATCGATTTACGATGCGGCGGTAAAAGAGGGTGAGATGCGGGAGTGCGATACACGTCAACTCGCCCTTTTTTCGGTGGCATTGCTGGAAGGGGCGATCCTTTCGGCAAAGGCTTCGGGGGATTCGCAGGATTATTTTGATTCGGTAGAGATGTTGATCACTTATATTGAGAGTTACAAAAGAGCAAATCAATGA